The genomic region CGCTCGCCCGCTCCGCCGCCTTCGCCCTCGGCAGCTGGGGCGCGGAGCTCGTCATCGCGCTCCTCGCGCTCCGGGCCTTCCACCTCCCCACCACGCCGGAGACGGCGCTGCTCTGCGTGCTCGCCACCACGCTCTCGGCGGCGGCCTCGGTCTCGCCCGGCAACGCCGGCGCCTTCGAGCTCTCGGCGGTCCTGGCGCTGGCGAGCCTCGGCGTGGCGCACGCGCCGGCCCTCGCCTTCGCCCTCGGCTACCACCTCGTCCACCTCCTGCCGGTGGCGGTGGCGGGGGGAGGGTGGCTCCTCCTCTCCCAGGCCCGCCGCGCGCTCCCCGGGGGAGCGCGATGAGCGGGTCGCCGCGGCCGCGGGCCTGTAAGATGCAGCCGGACGGTCCGCCCGGCGCGGCGCCCCCGAACCCCCGGAGCCCGAGAAGATGAACGCCGATCGCAAGGGCCGCCCCGCGGCCCGCTCCAAAGTCCGCCCCGCGGCGCGCTCCAGCGCCCGCCCCGCTCCCTCGCGGCGCCCGCGCGCCCTCGTCCGGAGCGGGCTCGACCTGCTCGTGGACACCGGCTTCGAGGCCCTGCGCGGGCTCGCGGTGGGGCTGGTGTGCAACCCGACCGCCGTGGACCGCCGGCTCCGCCACGCCGCCGACCTCCTGCACGGGGCGAGGGGGGTGAAGCTCCGCGCGCTCTTCGGCCCCGAGCACGGCGTCCGCGGGGACGCGCAGTACATGGCCGCCGTGGGCCACGAGCACGACGCCCGCACCGGCGTGCCGGTCCACTCGCTCTACGGCCCCACCGTGGACTCCCTCACGCCCGCGCCGGAGCAGCTCCACGGGCTCGACGCGCTGGTGTTCGACATCCAGGACGTCGGGGCCCGCTACTACACCTACCAGGCCACCATGATGCTCTGCATGGAGGCGGCGGCGCGGGCCGGCATCGGCTTCGTGGTGCTCGACCGGCCGAACCCCATCGGCGGCGTGGAGGTGGAGGGGCCGGCGCTGCGGAAGGGCTTCGAGAGCTTCTGCGGCCTGCACGACCTCGCCCCGCGCCACGGGCTCACGGTGGGGGAGCTGGCGGGGCTCTTCCGCGCCGAGCGGGGGCTCGACCTGAACCTCCTCGTGGTGCCGTGCCGCGGCTGGCGGCGGCGCCAGCGCGCCCGCGACACCGGCCTCCCCTGGGTCTTCCCCTCGCCCAACATGCCCACGCCGGAGACGGCGCTCGTCTACCCGGGGATGTGCCTGCTCGAGGGCACCAACCTCTCCGAGGCGCGCGGCACCACCCGGCCGTTCGAGCTGTTCGGCGCGCCCTGGCTCGACGGCGCCGGTCTCGCCGAGGCGCTCGCGGCGGAGCGGCTGCCGGGGGTCGGCTTCCGCCCGGTGAGCTTCGTGCCCGCCTGGGACAAGCACGCCGGGGAGCGGTGCCACGGGGTGGAGCTGCAGGTGACCGACCCGGAGGCGTTCCGCCCCTTCCGCACCGGGCTCGCCTGCGTGGCGCTGGCGCGCGCCCAGGACCCGGCCCGATTCCGGTGGCGGACCGAGCCGTACGAGTACGTGCAGGACGTCCCGGCCTTCGACCTCCTCTGCGGGTCGGACCGCGAGCGCCGCGGGCTGGAGGCGGGGCGCTCCTGGCGGGAGCTGGCGCGCGCCTTCGCCCCGGAGGAGCGGGCCTTCGCGCGGCGGCGCGCCCGGTTCCTGCGTTATCCCTGAGCCATGGCCCGCGAGATCGCGCTCCTGGGCGGGTCCTTCAACCCGCCGCACGTCGGCCACCTGATGGCCGCCTACTGGACCCTCGCCACGCAGGACGTGGCCGAGGTCTGGCTCATGCCCGCCTACCAGCACCCCTTCGGGAAGGAGCTCGCGCCCTTCGAGGATCGGCTCGAGATGTGCCGCATCGCCGCGCAGGCGCTCCGCGGCGTGCACGCCTGCGGCGCCGAGGCGGAGCTGGCGGGCGACCCGCTCGTGGGCAAGACGGCGCGCGTGCTGGAGCACCTCGCGAAGAAGCACCCCCGCGACCGGTTCGCGCTCGTCCTCGGCACCGACATCCTGCCCGACACCGCGAAGTGGTACCGGTTCGACCGCGTGAAGGAGCTGGCGCGCATCGTCGTGGTGGGGCGCGAGGGCTACCCCGAAGGCGCCGAGACGCTGCCGCTCCTGCCGCGCGTCTCCTCGACCGAGATCCGGCAGCGGCTGTCGCGCGGCGAGGACGCCTCGCCCTTCGTGCCGCGCAAGGTGCTCGCGTACCTGCAGGAGCGGGGGCTGTACCGGGGCTGAGCTCAGCGGCGGAGCGCCCGCGCCACCGCGCGGGCCTTCGCGGGATCGAGCCCCCCGGCGCGCGCGAGCCTCACGAGCCGCCGCGAGAGGAGCCGGTAGATCTCGCGGTCCTCGCCCGTGAGCAGCGCGAGCTGCCGCGCCACGGTGCCGGCGTCGCCGCGCGCGGCCGGGCCGGTGAGGGCGCCCGGGAGCCCGCGGGCCGCGAGGTTCTCGACGGCGCCGCGCAGCAGCGGCACGAGGGCGGGGAGGGCGGCCCGGGGCGGCGCGCCGGCCCGCTCCCAGCACTCGGCCGCCAGCGCCGCGAGCGCCATGGCGAGGTTGGAGGCGACGACCGCCGCGGCGTGGTAGCGCGCCCGGCCCCGCTCCGGCACCGCGATCGGCCTTAGCCCGAGGTCGCGCGCGGCGCGGCCGAGGAGCCGCCTCGCGGCCGCGTCCCCGGCGAGGGCGGCGAAGCCGCCGGGCGCCACCGGCCCGCCCGCGAGCGCCTGCAGCAGGTGGAGCGAGCCCGGGTGCGCGCCGCGGCGGCGGGCCGGGGCGAGCGGCGAGAGCGGGAGGGCGCCGGCGCCGTGGGCCACCACCTGCCCGCGGCGGAGGTGCGGGGCGACGCTCCGGCAGGCCTCGGCCACCGCGTCGTCGGGCACCGCCAGGAGCACGAGCGCGTGGTCCCGCGCCGACGCGAGGCCGGCCGCCGGGAGCCCGGCCCGCCGCACGGCCGCGCGCCCGCGGGGGCTCCGGGCCACGAGCGCCACCCGCCACCCGGCGGCGGAGAGGCCGCGCCCGAGCGCGACGGCGAGCCGGCCGGCGCCGACGATGAGCGCCGAGCGGGTCACGCCCGCACGAAGACCAGGGCGGCGCCGTCGGCCGCCACGCGCACCGCGTCGCCGGCCTGGAACTCGCCCCGCAGGATCCGCTCGGCGAGCGGCGCCTCGACGAGCCGCTGCACCGCCGCGCGCATGGGGCGCGCCCCCAGCGTCGGGTCGAAGCCGCCGCGCTCGATCAGGTGGGCGACCACGTCCTCGCCGGCCTCGAACCGGATCCGCCGCTCCGCCTCGAGCCGCGAGGACGACTCCGCGAGCAGCAGGGCGGCGATGCGCGCCACGTCCTCGCGCGAGAGCGCCGGGAAGAAGAGCTTCTCGTCGAGCCGGTTCCAGAGCTCCGGGGGGAGGGCGCCGCGCGCCGCGGCGACCGCCTGCTCCTGGCGCGGGGCGGCCCGCTCGGCGGCGCCGAAGCCCATCGCCGCCGGCCGGGTGCTCGTGGCCTCGGCCGCGCCCAGGTTGCTCGTCAGCACCACCACGGCGTTCGAGAAGTCCACCTGGCGCCCGCGGCCGTCGGTGAGCCGCCCCTCCTCGAGCACCTGCAGGAGGAGCAGCAGGACGTCGCGGTGGGCCTTGTCCACCTCGTCGAGGACCACCACGCTCGCCGGGCGGCGGCGGACGGCCTCGGTGAGCTGCCCGCCCTCGCCGTAGCCCACGTACCCGGGCGCGGCGCCGACGAGGCGGGCCACGCCGGTCGGCTCGCTGCACTCGCTCATGTCGAGCCGGACGAGCGCGTCGCGGCTGCCGTAGAGGGCGTCGGCGATGGAGCGGGCGAGCTCGGTCTTGCCCACGCCGGTGGGGCCGAGGAAGAGGAAGCTGCCCATGGGGCGGCGGGTGGCGAAGCCGGCGTAGTTGCGCTTGAGGACGCTCGCGATCCGCTCGATCGCCTCCCGGTGCCCCACCACGCGCTCGGCGAGCGCCGCCTCGAGCCGCAGGATGCGCTCGCGGTCGGAGGCGAGGAGGCGCGACTCCGGGATGCCGGCCATCTTGGCGACCACCTTCGCCACCTCGGGGACGCCCACCTCGCGCTTGCCCTCGCGGCGGGCGCGCGAGCCGGCGAGGTCGATCACCGCCACCGCCTTGTCCGGCAGGAAGCGGTCGGTGATGTACCGGGCCGAGAGCGAGGCCGCGGAGGCCACCGCGTCGGGCGCGTAGCGGATCTGGTGGTGCTGCTCGTAGCGGGGGAGCAGCCCCTCGAGGATCGCGGTCGCGTCGTCGATGGAGGGCTCGCGCACCAGCACCGGCGCGAAGCGGCGCTCGAGCGCCGGGTCCTTCTCGATGTGCTGGCGGTACTCGTCGTGGGTGGTCGCGCCGATGCAGGGGAACTCGCCGCGCGCCAGCGCCGCCTTGAGCTCGTTGGCGGCGTCCTGGGGGCCCTCGCCGGTGGCGCCCGCGCCCATGATGGTGTGGATCTCGTCGATGAAGACCACCACCCGGCCGCCGGCGCGCCGCACCTCGTCCTTGATGCCGTTGAGCTTCTCGGAGAAGGAGCCGCGCAGCTGGGTCCCGGCGAGCACGCCCGCCATGTCGATCTCGACCAGGATCTTCTCGCCGGGCCGGTCCTGCAGCAGCCGCTGCGCGATCCCCTCGACGATGGCGGTCTTGCCGACGCCCGGCTCGCCCAGCAGCAGCGGGTTGTTGGCGCGCCGCTTCCCGAGGACGTCGATCGCCTCCTCCACCTCGCGGTCGCGGCCGACGAGGGGGTCGAGCTTGCCCTGCTGGGCGAGCTCGGTGAGGTTGCGCGCCAAGGACGAGAGCCAGGGGTACTCGCGGGGATCGAGCGCGTAGGGGGAGGGCTTGAGGGCCGCGGCGGCGCGGGCGGCGTCGAGCCCGCGGTGGGCGGGGGCGGCGAGCGGCTCGGGGGGCTCGACGGCCCGCTCCGGCGCGGCGCTCGGCCGGGGCTCCGGGGCCCGCGCCACCCCGGCGCGCGGCTCGGCGGGGGCGAGGAGCTCCGGCTCGAGCTCCTCGTCCGCGGGGCTCGGGGCCGCGGGGGCCATGCGGCGCGCGAGCGGCGGGGGGCGGCCCTGGGCGGGCACCTCGCGCAGCCGGCGCGGCATGCGGGCGGTGAAGTAGGAGAGGGCGACGTTGCGCAGGGTGGCGAGCTGCAGCCCGCACCCGGCGAGCAGCTGGTGCGCGGCGGCCTGGCGCACGCGGCTCATGGCGATGAGGAGGTGCAGGCAGTCCACCTCCTCGGCCCCCAGCCCCTCGGCCACCTGGCGCGCCCGCTCCCGGACCTCTCGCTCGACGCCGTCCGGCTCCTTTGGGGCGCCGGTCATGGCGAGGAGGATCTTGTCCTCGTCGATCCCGCGGTCCCGCAGGAGCAGCTCGGCCCGGTTGGGCACCGTGAAGAAGGCGAGGAGCTGGTGGGCGCTGGTCAGCTTCTGGTTCACGTTCCGGGCGATGTCCTCGGCCTCGGACAGGACCTGGACCAGCTCCATCGACTCGATCACGGTGGGCATTGCCGCCGAACATCCGATATCGCGCCCGCCCGGTCAATTTTCCGCGTCATTCCTGCGGGATCCGCCCTCCCTGGCCCGGGCGGGCCCGCGGAGCCGGGCGGGCGC from Anaeromyxobacter paludicola harbors:
- a CDS encoding exo-beta-N-acetylmuramidase NamZ family protein translates to MNADRKGRPAARSKVRPAARSSARPAPSRRPRALVRSGLDLLVDTGFEALRGLAVGLVCNPTAVDRRLRHAADLLHGARGVKLRALFGPEHGVRGDAQYMAAVGHEHDARTGVPVHSLYGPTVDSLTPAPEQLHGLDALVFDIQDVGARYYTYQATMMLCMEAAARAGIGFVVLDRPNPIGGVEVEGPALRKGFESFCGLHDLAPRHGLTVGELAGLFRAERGLDLNLLVVPCRGWRRRQRARDTGLPWVFPSPNMPTPETALVYPGMCLLEGTNLSEARGTTRPFELFGAPWLDGAGLAEALAAERLPGVGFRPVSFVPAWDKHAGERCHGVELQVTDPEAFRPFRTGLACVALARAQDPARFRWRTEPYEYVQDVPAFDLLCGSDRERRGLEAGRSWRELARAFAPEERAFARRRARFLRYP
- the nadD gene encoding nicotinate (nicotinamide) nucleotide adenylyltransferase, yielding MAREIALLGGSFNPPHVGHLMAAYWTLATQDVAEVWLMPAYQHPFGKELAPFEDRLEMCRIAAQALRGVHACGAEAELAGDPLVGKTARVLEHLAKKHPRDRFALVLGTDILPDTAKWYRFDRVKELARIVVVGREGYPEGAETLPLLPRVSSTEIRQRLSRGEDASPFVPRKVLAYLQERGLYRG
- a CDS encoding Rossmann-like and DUF2520 domain-containing protein, with amino-acid sequence MTRSALIVGAGRLAVALGRGLSAAGWRVALVARSPRGRAAVRRAGLPAAGLASARDHALVLLAVPDDAVAEACRSVAPHLRRGQVVAHGAGALPLSPLAPARRRGAHPGSLHLLQALAGGPVAPGGFAALAGDAAARRLLGRAARDLGLRPIAVPERGRARYHAAAVVASNLAMALAALAAECWERAGAPPRAALPALVPLLRGAVENLAARGLPGALTGPAARGDAGTVARQLALLTGEDREIYRLLSRRLVRLARAGGLDPAKARAVARALRR
- a CDS encoding AAA family ATPase, which encodes MPTVIESMELVQVLSEAEDIARNVNQKLTSAHQLLAFFTVPNRAELLLRDRGIDEDKILLAMTGAPKEPDGVEREVRERARQVAEGLGAEEVDCLHLLIAMSRVRQAAAHQLLAGCGLQLATLRNVALSYFTARMPRRLREVPAQGRPPPLARRMAPAAPSPADEELEPELLAPAEPRAGVARAPEPRPSAAPERAVEPPEPLAAPAHRGLDAARAAAALKPSPYALDPREYPWLSSLARNLTELAQQGKLDPLVGRDREVEEAIDVLGKRRANNPLLLGEPGVGKTAIVEGIAQRLLQDRPGEKILVEIDMAGVLAGTQLRGSFSEKLNGIKDEVRRAGGRVVVFIDEIHTIMGAGATGEGPQDAANELKAALARGEFPCIGATTHDEYRQHIEKDPALERRFAPVLVREPSIDDATAILEGLLPRYEQHHQIRYAPDAVASAASLSARYITDRFLPDKAVAVIDLAGSRARREGKREVGVPEVAKVVAKMAGIPESRLLASDRERILRLEAALAERVVGHREAIERIASVLKRNYAGFATRRPMGSFLFLGPTGVGKTELARSIADALYGSRDALVRLDMSECSEPTGVARLVGAAPGYVGYGEGGQLTEAVRRRPASVVVLDEVDKAHRDVLLLLLQVLEEGRLTDGRGRQVDFSNAVVVLTSNLGAAEATSTRPAAMGFGAAERAAPRQEQAVAAARGALPPELWNRLDEKLFFPALSREDVARIAALLLAESSSRLEAERRIRFEAGEDVVAHLIERGGFDPTLGARPMRAAVQRLVEAPLAERILRGEFQAGDAVRVAADGAALVFVRA